The sequence AAGTACCGGTTGTACCTATGGTTATAACCGGAGGGAAAGAGATTATGTCCAGGGGCTCGAAAAGGATAAACCGTGGCAATATGAAGATCAAAATCCTTCCACCGATCGATGTAAAGCATCTTCCCCCGGGAAAGGAGGGTAGGGAAATACTGATGGAACGGGTAAGGAATGAGATGCTTAGGGCCCTAGGACAGGGTGAAAGGGTGAAGGTAGCCTTATAAGCACCTAGTAAAAATTCTAGAACGGCTTGAATAAGACGATAAAGTAGACTAAATTATTTCGTTTTGTCATCAGCATGCAGAAGGAAGGCATAGAGAGGTCAGAGGGAATGAACGACACCCAGCTTGCAGATTTAGATTTAGAAACCATCATAAGCCTAACCGGCATCCCGCCCCAGAAAGATATAGTTAACCCTAAAAATCCACTGGAAATGGCCAAGAGGGTGAGGGTGACTTTCAGGCCGTTGCCGAACGGATACGGAAACGAGACCATTATTAAATTCCGAAAAACCCTTGAGGAAAAATTAAAAGATTATGGTGTTCAGGTGGTGTCCTGGAAGGAGGCGGCAGAGATAGTGCCGAACAGCTTCACGGCCAAAATCCTGAGAATCAGAAAGGTGAAAAGCAGCATAGATGCGGTGATCGACGTCGACCGGCCCTATTCGCTTTTGAGAAAGATGATAAGCAATATGGCTGAGGCGATTTACCGGCAGGTACGTTCGCCGGATATGTCGGTCATGGAAATACTGAGGACGAGCGGATGGGCCGATAACATCACCGCGAAGTACCTTCAGGATCCTTACAACACCCAGATTATAACCATGACCTCCTTGAACAAGGAATTCGTGGATGAAAATACCCCTTATGACCAGAAGATAGCATTAGGCTTGAAAGACCTGATAAGAACGATGTCCGAGATCGTGATCGGGGTTTCGGAAGACAAGTTCTCCATTATCAACATGAACCTTTCCGACTCCATTTTTCCGGCGGAGCAACTCGATGAATTTATCCGTAATTCCTTGATACCAAAGATTTATGCCCCTATAAAACCCCCGGTGCTAAAGAGATTCGAGATCGGCGAGTACAATCCGGGCGAGTCTAGCTATGCCATTCAACTGGCCCGCTTGGGCAGCCAGTTAAAGAATACCGACCTTTTCCCCTCCGGCTCGAAATTCAGCGAAAAGATCACCAGGCTCTCTCATCGGGACGTGGTAGAAAAAATCCTGGAAGGAAGGACCGGGGTTTCTTACGGGTTCATCGCCATCGCCGAAGCCCCCAGGTACGAAGGTCCCAAAGAGGTCACTAGAAACGAATGGGAATCTATGCCCGGAGTAGATGGTTTCAGCAGGGAAGTATTGAGGCAGAGCGAAAACGGCCGATGGTACTTAAAAACAGTAGTGAAGGAGCAAGAAATATACCAGCAGGTCCCCGATATATGGATAGTAACATCTCGCTCCGGGTGCGATAAGACTAATTTAGACCCCGGTAGCGATGTAATCCGAATAGGGCTGATAAAAGGAAAGCTTTATTTACAGGTCCCCGAAGGGATCAACCTCAACAGAAGGGATATCCGGCCCTCATTTGACACCTATGTCATACTGGCCCAGGCCCTCGCCTCCGCGCTTTACACACCGGAGTTGATCAAAGAAGGGCTGCCCATAGTTCATTTCCACGGATATCCGGACCCGGATTGGTTTAAGCACAACGAATATCATTCCGGGGCAAAAAACCCATCCATGCCCTGCGGAACAGTGGAGGCGGCTTTGTTGAATTATTCAGCTATTTACAAACTGGCCAACCAAAACGGTGGCAGTATGAACCTCCTCTGTTTAGTGGAATCGGACCACGGTGTCAACATCTTAGGAGCGAACAAGGAATACATAGTAGCCAGGTTGACCGAAGGGTCGGACCAGGGCCGCATCTTGTTAGGCGGCAGATATTTACCCTACCTTAAAAAAAGCGAGTTGAATTAACTAATGCAAAGGCCGGTGTATTCTTTCTGGGATGAGCCGAGAGCATAACGAAGTATAAAATGAATGACCTTGATAAGTTAGCTAAGATTTATTTGGGACGACATTGCAAGGTAATATGGAACCTGGAGGGAAGGCTGATAGGGACCACCGACCTGCCCTTGTGTGAAGAGGGATTAATCGAGGCAAAGTCAAACCTATCCCAGATCGAGAATCTAGGTATCGAGAGAATCATATGCAGTAGTCTCAAAAGGGCTCATCAGACGGCTCAGATATACGCAGAGCATCTGGGGGTCCCGCTCCACGTGTGCCCGGGGCTACGAGAAATAGACCACGGTATATGGAATGGCCAGAAGACAGACGAACTATTAGATGATAAGAACTCCGACTTCAAAATATGGTTTGATGACCCCACCAGCATTCCCATACCGGAAGGTACAGAGCCAATACCAATGGCCCAGAAACGAATTGTAGAGACAATCAAGAAAATTGCCCTGAGATATCCCGGAGAAACCCTGCTGGTTATCATGCATAAGCACATAAGGTCTATATTAAGATGCACTCTTCTGGGTATCGGGCTTAAACACTTTAGGGAAAACATAGACGAAAGCGTCATCCCATTTGAAATCCCCAGGGAGCAGCTCTTAAAACTGTGGGAGATTGAACTTTAGTAGAGAAGCATTGCAATGCGTCTCTACTTACGTTAAACACTCTTTGAATAGAGAAAAATATCTACTCATCATAAACCCAGTCTCGGGGCGCGGAAGAACCGGAAGGCTGATTCCCTACCTGCAAACACTACTCGATGCGAACAAGATTCCTTACGAGTTTCGTATTACCACCGGGCCTGGACAGGCCACAGAGCTAGCCAAAGATGCGGTGGGCCTGGGATTTGGCCAAATCGTGTCCGTCGGAGGGGACGGTACCGCACATGAGGTTGTGAACGGCCTCATCGGGTCAAGGGTAGTTTTCGGCATGATACCCACCGGAGGGGGTAACGACTTCCCCAAGGCGGCCGGAATACCGCTCGAAATCTCCAAAGCCGTCGAAACCCTGGCCAACGGCTTCCGTAGGCGAGTGGACGTCGGCTTACTCGGAGGACGCTACTTCATAAACGGCCTGGGCATCGGTCTAGACGGTGCGGTATCCTATCGCTACCGTAGCATGAAGCTACTTCGAGGAGAAGTTGGATATATTTGGGGAGCAGTCCAGGAAGCGCTGATTTTCAAGGGCTTTCCGGTGGAGATTGCCATTCCCGACTGGAGTTACAACGGGCTGGTCCTTCTTATAGGTGCATCTAACGGCCCGTCACAGGGGGGAGATTTTAAGATAGCGCCCGACGCTACTATTGACGACGGCCTGCTGGACATACATGTGATCAGGGATATGCCGCCTTTAAGACGCCTTATTCAAATCCCTAAGGTTCGCCAGGGTAAGCACTTGAGCCTCGAAGAAGTGATAATAAAACGCGCCCCCTGGATGGAAATCGGCCTTGAGCACATGCTGCCTGCTCATCTCGACGGTGAATCCTTTCTTCTGGAACCAGGAAAGCATAGGGTAGAAGTGGTGCCTAAGGCATTAGAGGTCATATCTAGTATTAAAGAATAGATGCAAGGTAGTTAGAGAATACCGGTTTTTAGTTTATACAAGTAAGATCAGGAACGCATTCCTCTCCCTAGTGAAGATTCTGCGTTCCTACATTGATTTTAGCCCACGACGAAGCAGGTAACCGTGTTTGTCACGCCCTGGGTCTTTCTAATCCTGGATATGACCAGTTCGCCGATTTCTTCCTGACTCTTCCCTTCTACGAAGACTATGAGGTCAAACGGGCCGGCAACTATATGTGCGGATTTTACCCCCTTTACTTTTCTGATCTTTCCTACAGCCCCCTTGGTCTGCGGGCCGGAGATATTCACCAGAACATAGGCACTCGCCGCCATAGATGCTTCCTCCTTTGGGTTTATTTTTGAAAACAAAAAGATTATAGTAAATCAAGAATTTAGCAAATGAAAGGAAAAAGCTTTATCCGCTCATCTTGAACAGGTCGAAGGCACGGTACTTTCAAAATTGATCTATGTTTTCGTCCTTTGTCAGGCATATCCTTGGCAACGCCTGCACCGAGCTATGCCGAAAGGTCGAAGGACCAGGCAGCATAAACTCTACTTCGGACTCAACCTAAGCTCTTTCCATTTATTTTTTTCAATGTCGCTTTCCTCGAAATAAAGAGGATGATATTCTACATCGGCCCAGCTTTGAATTACATTCGAATAATGCCTGCAAAGGGGATTTCCCCACTGCCCGGTTGAATTCATCGCCACGGCATTACCGATGTCCGATAAATCCACTATGAAACGGTAGGAGGGTATCACGGTTGCATCATAGGTTTCGCCGTCAGAGTAATAATGTCTTTTATACCCGAAATAGGAATTGTTTATGGTGTCCCTGTCTCCCGGGGCGGGGATTGGTTTGGGATTGAATAACTTGTCTAAAAATCTCACTCGACCCAGCGGGTGCGTAAAGCGATATTTGTGAAGCTGGCCCCATCTCCAGTTTTCTCTATGAACTCCCATTGTCTCTCTTATTTCTCGAAGAGCATCTTCTATGCTCTTTACGACTATTTGATCTCTAGTTTCTTCAACAGCGGTGCTAATATCATCCCACCAACGTGAGCCCGGTTCATCCATTATCTTGTCCATCATGTTGTAGTTGAAATTGAGGGTGTATAGAAACTCCGGGTATAGTTCCCGAAGCTCATCCTCGAAGGTGTTTCTGATGAGATTTGACCTAATCACCTCGTATAGAAGTGCGGGGAGACTCCCGGATGTCACTTCATAATTCCACCTGTTTAGCTCCTTCTGAGCCCATTTTACCCCTGGGTCATTTGTCTCGACTTCGATAATCTCATTCACAAATTTTTGGGCGGGAATAGAATAAACATCGGCTTGCATCTGCTTGAAATCCTGGAGCGAGAGCTTTTCCTTTTGCTCCAGGAGAGAAACGATTCTCTCATACCGATAAGGAGGAGCCCAGGTATTTGATATTAAATACGTAAAGGTGTCATCGATGATTTTATTATTGGCCGTGGCAATGAAGTGGGTGGGAGGATTAGAGAGGTTTGGAAGTTCACCGTGGGGAATGAATCCCTTCCACTCATATTGCCCCGACCAGCCGGGAACCGGAATTTTGCCCTGAAGTGAATCCGGCAGTATCCCTGTACCTTTTCCCCTCACCGGAATGCCGCCGATAAGTTGGTATCCTATATTGCCGTCTACGTCGGCATACACCATGTTTAAGGTATATATCCTGGCGTATTTCCTACCCTCTTTTGCCTCCTCTACATTCTTCGCCCGGTTTAGGATGGAGAGCCCTTTAATCGATTGATCCTCGACTACACCTCCTGCCCACTTCATGGACAGAACTCCTTCAACCTCTATATCGGTGGAGCTAATAACTGGCCCGTGTTTGGTGTATTTAATCTCCCTGATTATGGTTTTATAATCGCCTCCATCTTTAACCTTTATTTCTACATTTTCTGTCCTCATGCGCTCCCAATTATCCTGGTACCAATACTCATAAGGATCCTTCGGGTTAATTCTCTCGATGTAAAGGTCAATCCGGTCTGCCATGGCGTCGGTGAACCCCCAGGCTACGTTCTGGTTATGGCCGATGAGCACGTATGGGGAGCCGGGGAATGTAGCTCCGACCACGTTTATTCCGGGGGCGTTTAGATGAACCTCATGCCAAACCGAAGGAATCTGGATCCTTAAATGCGGGTCGTTGGCCAGCATCGGCTTTCCGCTCTTAGATTTTGCCCCGTCGATTACCCAGTTATTGCTCGCACCTTTCGATTGAAACAATCCAAATCTCTCTTTTGCCATTTTGTATCCACGGGGTAAGTTCAAGTCGAGATTAAGCTTATTTACTTCATCTATTATTGTGTTCCCTCCCTCCGGATAGCGGGGAAAAAGTTCCTTCGTCATATCCTCTCCCAGCTTCCTCAAAGCCTTCAGGGCAAATATCTCCTCATCCATGTTGATGGAGAGGTCAAAAGCGGAAAGTAGGTGAATGGAGATGGAATCAATCGGCCTCCATGGCTCGATATCGTACCGCAGGATGACCGACTCGATCGTTTTTTTGCCCGAATTTATGTAGGCATTCACCCCGCTCGCATAGGCGATGAGGTCATTTCTATTTTCCTGGTCAAGGTTAGCATAAATCTTTTCTGCAATTCGTCCTATCCCCAGAGAACGAAAAAAATAATCGATCTCCACCGTGCGTTCACCAAATATTTCCGATAGCCTGCCGGTAGCTATTCTTCTCGATAAATCCATCTGCCAGAGCCGGTCTTGAGCGGTGACGTAGCCTTGTGCAAAAAGGAGGTCATGGCCGCTCTCCGCATATATGTGTGGAATGGCGTAGATGTCCCGGATAATGCGGACGGGGGATTTAAGCCTTTCTAATCTAATCTCCCCCTCGATGATTGGCTGAATATCCCTAAAGGTCTTATAACCTAGGGCGGAAAGTAGCATCCCCAGAATAATTAGTATCGCTAGCATCCATTTCACTAAAGTCATTTCGATAAAAGTGGCAACAGTTTTTAAAAACCAATCGACTCTTAATTATATTCCCTTATTATCAGACGATTCTCCAAGCCATATTAGAAAGTATTTAGTCTAAGAATTTAAGCCCTTTTTCAAAATCCATTAGCAAAGGCGCCAGTAGAAGATAACGTTACCTTGAAAGGTCTCAAATACTAGATTAATATAAAAACATGGACCCAAAAGAAATTAAAGCCATGGTCGAAGCGGGATTACCCGGCTCAAGCGTGGTTGTGGAGGGCGATGGTACCCACTTCGAGGCGGTGGTAGTTTATTCCGGGTTTGAGGGAAAGGCTTTACTGGAACGCCACCAGATAGTTTACAATACCCTTGGCGAGGCAATGAAGCAGCGCATACACGCCCTTTCCCTAAAAACCTACACTCCCGAGCAGTGGGAGAGTGCCCGTACAAAACAAGCCAGGATCTAAAGCAAGAGGGCTTGATGTTCAACCCTACTTAGAATTGTTTTTCATATTCCCATCTGTAAAATATTAATAATCAAATCGAGGAGTCTGAAAATGGCTGAAGATATAATGAAAAAAATTAAGTCGCAAATAGATGAGCACAAAATCCTTCTATACATGAAAGGCACAAAAGAGATGCCCCAGTGCGGCTTCTCCGCCCGTGTGGTACAAATCCTTAATTCGTATGGCGTTCCTTATGAAAGCGTCGACGTACTTGCTGACCCGGAGTTAAGGCAGGCATTAAAGGAGTTCTCCAACTGGCCCACCTTTCCACAGCTTTATGTGAACGGCCAGTTGATAGGCGGATGTGATATCTGCGTGGAGATGGATCGGTCGGGAGAGCTAGAGCCAATAGTAAAATCCGCTGTTGAATAGCAACTCGTATATCTTCATAAACATTCGGCCGGGACCCGTTGTCATATGTTCGAAAACCCCTTTTCAAAACCATTCCGACCTTAGAATATCAAAAGCCTTTTCTTATTCGTCACTATTTCCTCGTCCTACCGTATTCACAAATTGGGTTATTTTTTAAAATCATAAAAATAATCCGAGAGCTTATCTCTCAAGAATAGCCTGGCTCTTAGAACCCTGGACTTAACTGCAGGAAGAGTGAGGCCTAAAACTTTAGCCACCTCTTCGTTCGTCAATCCTTCAACATCCCTTAGCTGAAAGACTACCCGGTAGGGCAAGGGAAGGTCATTGACCGCCCGCTCTATTATTTCCTTGCCTTCCCAGCTCAGAAGGGCTTCATCCGGTCTATCGCTCCAGTCTTTTACTTGAATGCCCTCAAGCTTGCCCGATTCGTGGTAAGGCTTGTAGTTCTCGATATCTAACTCGTTTTCCTGTTTTCTCTTCTCACTCCTTATAAGCATGTAGCTGGCATTTGTCGTAACCCGATAGAGCCAAGTCGAGAATTTAGATTCTTGACGAAAGGTATCCAGCTTTCCTACCAGGGTTAAAAACACCTCCTGCAGGACCTCCTCGGCATCGTTGGGATTATGGGTGATCCTTAAAGCCAGCCTGAAAATTCTGTCACCGTATCGGCTTACCAGCTCATTGAAAGCACTTTCATCCTTGGTTTGAACGAATATTTTTACCAGTTCCTCGTCGGATAATTCATTATGACTTTTTAGCCCAAATCCCTTTTCACCTCCGGGAAACCGCTCACTAAACCGGGCTGTCTTCTTATCAGCTGTGGTTAGCAACATGATTTTACCTCCTTAGTTGACCAGTTGGTTTACAATTAGACAAAAAATAATATTTAAGAACTCAGGGTATTCTCTTTCGTTTCTATACATCGATTAGAATTACTGCATATAGCTAGCTGAACTACCCCTTGCCCGAGACGCCGGATCAAGTTCGGGTCATTGAATGTTTTACCCAAAAGCAGAATGCCCTCTATATAGGCTAGGATCGCTTGAGCCGTGGTGCGAGGGTCTGTTTCCGGTGGCAACTGACCGGCGGCAATAGCCTCTTTGAGAACCCTCTCGCAATAACCGGTCCATTGCTCGAATATCTCCTGTATTCTTTGCCGAATTACCTCGTCCTGGGTGCTTAGCTCGACAGCCAGATTACCCATCTGGCAACCGGTCATGGCACCGGTGCAGTCCTTAGTGGAACAGTGGCGCTCGTAGGATATGTCTAGAAACCGATTAAATTTCTCAAGAGGCGGCAGGTCGGAGTTAAATATAGGCTCTAAAACCTGGTCCCGAAATCCTTTCCAAACTGTGTCTAACGCCGCCAACGTCAAATCGCGCTTGGACTGGAAAAAATGATAAAAACTCCCTTTCTTCACACCGGCATGTTCGCATAACTCCTGAACACCGACGGCTGTATAGCTCCGGGCGCTTATAAGCTCTATTGCACTATTTATCAGCCTTTCCCTGGCGTTACTTGTACGTCCCATAATCTCCTCTTATTTGACCAGTCGGTAAAATATTAATATAGGTATGATGCCTTGTCAAGGGGAAAATTCTAGCAAACTTATAACTCTATATCCTGGTCAGCATTCAAGGCATGCTGGTCAAAAACTTGAAAGATAGGATCTATCTGAAAACATTGAGAATTTTGTTAAGGCTACTAGGGCATTATCTAAATTTAAAAATTTGTGCCAATGGGCTTGATGCTAATAGCCTAATTCCCGCAACTTATGTTGGTTTCCCCACCGATGCACGCATCAATACCGGGGCCGCCGTTTAGATTGTCTGATTCCGGCCCGCCATTAAGTACATCGCCACCCTTGTCCCCTTTCAAAACGTCATTTCCGTCTTCACCGACAAGGGTATCATGCCCACGACCCCCGATAAGGGTGTCATCACCCGCACCTCCTAAGAGTACATCCCTCCCTGTATTACCCCTAAGGGTGTCGTTCCCATCTCCCCCATCGATGCAGTCGTTGCCGCCTAGACCCCTTATCGTGTCATTGCCACCCTGACCGCATATAATATCATTACCTGGGGTTCCGTCTATCATGTTATCGTTTTCATCTCCATTTATAGCGTCAGGGGCGTTGCAATCACAGCTTGCCTCGATAACCCGGTAAATGGCTCCCCTTGCCCCGTGGTAGTGTGCGACGTATAAATTACCAGCTTCGTCCTCGCCGAAAGTGCTTATAGAAAGGTTAGTGTCCAAGAGGAGGGTGCTGGTCCAGTCGCTTTTTCCGTCAGGCAGTGCTCCCCAGACCATGCCGCTGCAAAAGTCTCCATAAAAATAGTAGCCAAAAAGTGTGGTATCCGGCCCGCGGTAGCGGAATCCTCCGGTAACTGAGCAACCCTGAGCATGGGTGTAATCGATTATTGGGAATACGTAATCATCCGCCTCCCCACACCCATCCAGGTTGAACTCTTCGTTCCCCTCGTAGCATCGCCAGCCGTAGTTCTCGCCACCGGTGCTGGAAGCGGGCTGAAAGTTGACCTCCTCACGACTGTTTTGCCCCACATCGCCGATGAATAGGTCACCGGTCTCCCGGTCAAAACTGAACCGCCATGGATTCCTTAGTCCATAAGCCCAGATTTCATCCAGGGCTGAAGCACCGACGAAAGGATTATCAGATGGTATAGAGTAATTGCGATTCGGGTCGCCCGGAAAATCATCCCCATCCACATCAATCCGAAGTATCTTACCTAGGAGAGTTCCCAAGTCCTGGCCGTTGTCATTGGGGTCGCCGCTACCCCCGCCGTCTCCGGATGCTATATAAAGATATCCGTCTGGGCCGAAGGCCAAGTGTCCGCCGTTGTGGTTGGAAGCTGGCTGGGTAAAGGTCAGCAATATCTGAGCAGAGCTTGGGTCGGCAACGTTGGGGTTGTTCGACACGGAGTAACGAGCGATAACCGTGTTTCCGCTGGTATTGGTGTAGTTAACATAGAAAAAGCCGTTCGTGTCGTATTCCGGATGGAATGCAAGGCCCAGGAGTCCCCTCTCCCCACAGCACGAAACAATCGAAGCGATGTTAAGAAATGGTGTAGGCAGTATCTTTGTTCCGTCATATATTAGAATCCGTCCGTTCTGTTCCGTGATGAATAGCCTTCCCGACCCGTCGCCCGGGTCCGTTATCCCGAGAGGGTTGTTAAGTCCGGTAGCAATAGCTTGAAAAGCGATGTCAGGCGACTGCAGAGCGGTAAACGAGGCATCCACTTGCTCGCTTTTCGATAAAGATACAAGGTAGCCCAGGCTCGAGAGAGACAGTAGCAAAAATATCAGGACTGGACCAAGTCGTTTCAACATAAAAACTAAACCGGAGAATCGGAAACTAGAATTGATTTTACACACGCTCTATAAGCATAAACGGCACATATGTGAAAGACGGTGCAATAAGCAAGCATAATATATCACGGTCTCTCG comes from Thermodesulfobacteriota bacterium and encodes:
- a CDS encoding histidine phosphatase family protein, encoding MNDLDKLAKIYLGRHCKVIWNLEGRLIGTTDLPLCEEGLIEAKSNLSQIENLGIERIICSSLKRAHQTAQIYAEHLGVPLHVCPGLREIDHGIWNGQKTDELLDDKNSDFKIWFDDPTSIPIPEGTEPIPMAQKRIVETIKKIALRYPGETLLVIMHKHIRSILRCTLLGIGLKHFRENIDESVIPFEIPREQLLKLWEIEL
- a CDS encoding diacylglycerol kinase family protein yields the protein MNFSREALQCVSTYVKHSLNREKYLLIINPVSGRGRTGRLIPYLQTLLDANKIPYEFRITTGPGQATELAKDAVGLGFGQIVSVGGDGTAHEVVNGLIGSRVVFGMIPTGGGNDFPKAAGIPLEISKAVETLANGFRRRVDVGLLGGRYFINGLGIGLDGAVSYRYRSMKLLRGEVGYIWGAVQEALIFKGFPVEIAIPDWSYNGLVLLIGASNGPSQGGDFKIAPDATIDDGLLDIHVIRDMPPLRRLIQIPKVRQGKHLSLEEVIIKRAPWMEIGLEHMLPAHLDGESFLLEPGKHRVEVVPKALEVISSIKE
- a CDS encoding Lrp/AsnC ligand binding domain-containing protein encodes the protein MAASAYVLVNISGPQTKGAVGKIRKVKGVKSAHIVAGPFDLIVFVEGKSQEEIGELVISRIRKTQGVTNTVTCFVVG
- a CDS encoding penicillin acylase family protein gives rise to the protein MLAILIILGMLLSALGYKTFRDIQPIIEGEIRLERLKSPVRIIRDIYAIPHIYAESGHDLLFAQGYVTAQDRLWQMDLSRRIATGRLSEIFGERTVEIDYFFRSLGIGRIAEKIYANLDQENRNDLIAYASGVNAYINSGKKTIESVILRYDIEPWRPIDSISIHLLSAFDLSINMDEEIFALKALRKLGEDMTKELFPRYPEGGNTIIDEVNKLNLDLNLPRGYKMAKERFGLFQSKGASNNWVIDGAKSKSGKPMLANDPHLRIQIPSVWHEVHLNAPGINVVGATFPGSPYVLIGHNQNVAWGFTDAMADRIDLYIERINPKDPYEYWYQDNWERMRTENVEIKVKDGGDYKTIIREIKYTKHGPVISSTDIEVEGVLSMKWAGGVVEDQSIKGLSILNRAKNVEEAKEGRKYARIYTLNMVYADVDGNIGYQLIGGIPVRGKGTGILPDSLQGKIPVPGWSGQYEWKGFIPHGELPNLSNPPTHFIATANNKIIDDTFTYLISNTWAPPYRYERIVSLLEQKEKLSLQDFKQMQADVYSIPAQKFVNEIIEVETNDPGVKWAQKELNRWNYEVTSGSLPALLYEVIRSNLIRNTFEDELRELYPEFLYTLNFNYNMMDKIMDEPGSRWWDDISTAVEETRDQIVVKSIEDALREIRETMGVHRENWRWGQLHKYRFTHPLGRVRFLDKLFNPKPIPAPGDRDTINNSYFGYKRHYYSDGETYDATVIPSYRFIVDLSDIGNAVAMNSTGQWGNPLCRHYSNVIQSWADVEYHPLYFEESDIEKNKWKELRLSPK
- a CDS encoding BolA/IbaG family iron-sulfur metabolism protein, with product MDPKEIKAMVEAGLPGSSVVVEGDGTHFEAVVVYSGFEGKALLERHQIVYNTLGEAMKQRIHALSLKTYTPEQWESARTKQARI
- the grxD gene encoding Grx4 family monothiol glutaredoxin, whose translation is MAEDIMKKIKSQIDEHKILLYMKGTKEMPQCGFSARVVQILNSYGVPYESVDVLADPELRQALKEFSNWPTFPQLYVNGQLIGGCDICVEMDRSGELEPIVKSAVE
- a CDS encoding sigma-70 family RNA polymerase sigma factor → MLLTTADKKTARFSERFPGGEKGFGLKSHNELSDEELVKIFVQTKDESAFNELVSRYGDRIFRLALRITHNPNDAEEVLQEVFLTLVGKLDTFRQESKFSTWLYRVTTNASYMLIRSEKRKQENELDIENYKPYHESGKLEGIQVKDWSDRPDEALLSWEGKEIIERAVNDLPLPYRVVFQLRDVEGLTNEEVAKVLGLTLPAVKSRVLRARLFLRDKLSDYFYDFKK
- a CDS encoding TetR/AcrR family transcriptional regulator, with amino-acid sequence MGRTSNARERLINSAIELISARSYTAVGVQELCEHAGVKKGSFYHFFQSKRDLTLAALDTVWKGFRDQVLEPIFNSDLPPLEKFNRFLDISYERHCSTKDCTGAMTGCQMGNLAVELSTQDEVIRQRIQEIFEQWTGYCERVLKEAIAAGQLPPETDPRTTAQAILAYIEGILLLGKTFNDPNLIRRLGQGVVQLAICSNSNRCIETKENTLSS
- a CDS encoding PQQ-dependent sugar dehydrogenase codes for the protein MLKRLGPVLIFLLLSLSSLGYLVSLSKSEQVDASFTALQSPDIAFQAIATGLNNPLGITDPGDGSGRLFITEQNGRILIYDGTKILPTPFLNIASIVSCCGERGLLGLAFHPEYDTNGFFYVNYTNTSGNTVIARYSVSNNPNVADPSSAQILLTFTQPASNHNGGHLAFGPDGYLYIASGDGGGSGDPNDNGQDLGTLLGKILRIDVDGDDFPGDPNRNYSIPSDNPFVGASALDEIWAYGLRNPWRFSFDRETGDLFIGDVGQNSREEVNFQPASSTGGENYGWRCYEGNEEFNLDGCGEADDYVFPIIDYTHAQGCSVTGGFRYRGPDTTLFGYYFYGDFCSGMVWGALPDGKSDWTSTLLLDTNLSISTFGEDEAGNLYVAHYHGARGAIYRVIEASCDCNAPDAINGDENDNMIDGTPGNDIICGQGGNDTIRGLGGNDCIDGGDGNDTLRGNTGRDVLLGGAGDDTLIGGRGHDTLVGEDGNDVLKGDKGGDVLNGGPESDNLNGGPGIDACIGGETNISCGN